The following are encoded in a window of Dictyostelium discoideum AX4 chromosome 6 chromosome, whole genome shotgun sequence genomic DNA:
- the rab4 gene encoding Rab GTPase, with the protein MGKPLYLVKFIIIGSQSVGKSCLLFRFIDNKFKSQSTHTIGVDFSSRVVDIQGKNVKLQIWDTAGQERFRSVVISYYRGSAGVALVYDVTNRESYNHITNWLSDVKSLASPDVTIILVGNKADLTEQREVTFLEASRIAQENGLLFMETSALTGEGVEEMFLKCTRTIMTKIDSGEVNLEHLGVQISSDSGNVTKKPGDSSNCSC; encoded by the exons atgggAAAACCTTTATATCttgttaaatttataattattggtAGTCAATCAGTTGGTAAAAGTTGTCTTTTATTTAGAttcattgataataaatttaaaagtcaATCAACTCATACAATTGGTGTAGATTTTTCATCAAGGGTTGTAGATATTCAAGGgaaaaatgttaaattacAGATTTG ggATACTGCCGGACAAGAAAGATTTAGATCAGTT GTTATTTCATATTATAGAGGATCAGCAGGTGTCGCATTAGTTTATGATGTTACAAATCGTGAATCATACAATCATATCACAAATTGGTTATCAGATGTTAAATCACTTGCATCACCAGATGTaacaattattttagttGGAAATAAAGCAGATTTAACAGAACAAAGAGAAGTTACATTCTTGGAAGCATCTAGAATAGCTCAAGAgaatggattattatttatggaAACTTCAGCCCTTACTGGTGAAGGTGTTGAAGAAATGTTTTTAAAGTGTACTCGTACAATCATGACAAAAATTGATAGTGGTGAAGTTAATTTAGAACATTTAGGTGTACAAATATCTTCAGATTCTGGTAATGTTACAAAGAAACCTGGTGATTCATCTAATTGTagttgttga
- a CDS encoding CCCH-type zinc finger-containing protein has translation MPPKQAQSKKTVEKEKKKKVEDKTFGLKNKNKSKKVAAYVSQVEAQVKHSGLQNKEAALKEKAKRDKELAEKAKKEAESILVNTIVQSKVPLGVDPKSIVCEYFKQGVTCPKGNRCKFAHDLAAGRKSEKIDIYTDRRKDEDTMENWDEAKLKSVVEKKRTTENKAKPTAIICKFFLDAIESKKYGWFWECPNGGEKCAYQHCLPEGYQLKKKKSREEDEVEEIPIEELIEEERAKLTKSTPVTLETFLRWKEEKRLQKEKAAKDAQDKRLADIKAGKTSMSGREMFVFNPDLFVDDESAIDTKSKEYEKSEEEIAALANQINTSLFTDGGVLPSDDDDDDDDDDDDDEDGDDEEEDDDEEEGEYEEEEASDE, from the exons ATGCCACCAAAACAAGcccaatcaaaaaaaacagttgaaaaagaaaaaaagaaaaaggttGAAGATAAAACCtttggtttaaaaaataaaaataagagtAAAAAAGTTGCAGCTTATGTATCTCAAGTTGAAGCCCAAGTTAAGCACTCTGGTCTTCAAAATAAG gaAGCAGCATTGAAAGAAAAAGCTAAAAGAGATAAAGAATTAGCAGAGAAAGCAAAGAAAGAAGCAGAATCAATTTTAGTAAATACAATTGTACAAAGTAAAGTACCATTAGGTGTTGATCCAAAGAGTATTGTGTGtgaatattttaaacaaGGTGTAACATGTCCAAAAGGTAATAGATGTAAGTTTGCACATGATTTAGCAGCAGGTAGAAAATCTGAAAAGATTGATATTTACACTGATCGTCGTAAAGATGAGGATACAATGGAGAATTGGGATGAAGCAAAATTGAAATCAGTTGTTGAAAAGAAGAGAACAACTGAAAACAAAGCCAAACCAACAGCAATCAtttgtaaattctttttagACGCAATCGAGAGTAAAAAGTATGGTTGGTTCTGGGAGTGTCCAAATGGTGGTGAGAAATGTGCATATCAACATTGTTTGCCAGAAGggtaccaattaaaaaagaagaagtcAAGAGAGGAGGATGAAGTTGAAGAAATACCAATCGAAGAATTGATTGAAGAGGAGAGAgcaaaattaacaaaatcaACTCCTGTCACTTTAGAAACTTTCTTAAGATGGAAAGAAGAGAAAAGattacaaaaagaaaaagcaGCCAAAGACGCCCAAGACAAACGTCTTGCTGATATTAAAGCTGGTAAGACCTCTATGAGTGGTAGAGAAATGTTTGTTTTCAATCCTGATCTCTTTGTAGATGATGAATCTGCTATCGATACTAAATCTAAAGAATATGAGAAATCTGAAGAAGAAATCGCTGCTTTAgcaaatcaaattaatacaaGTTTATTCACTGATGGTGGTGTTTTACCttcagatgatgatgatgatgatgatgatgatgatgatgatgatgaagatggtgatgatgaagaggaggatgatgatgaagaagaaggagaatatgaagaagaagaagcaAGTGATGaataa